Proteins co-encoded in one Aspergillus fumigatus Af293 chromosome 6, whole genome shotgun sequence genomic window:
- a CDS encoding putative hexose transporter, with product MGLRLRPPKQSQRVLPVKPPKGNFFFAGREFARLPWWKRRNMRTLYIFIVILILTNTANGFDGSMMNGLQTLSYWQNYFNHPRGSILGLFNASMSLGSLIGLFIVPYLIDWAGRKIGLAIGCVIMLLAVGLQSGATNFGMFVAARIILGFGDCIVLGSAPLLIAEIAHPQDRAILVTLSGASYHSGAFIASWVTLGTLQIKSDWSWRLPSLLQAICTVVIIAGIWWMPESPRWLMNKGRHEEALEILVKYHAEGDHNDEFVQLEYSEIKAAIALDKEIGHTGWVDFLRSKGNRKRIALITALGLFSQWSGNGLISYYLKYVMDSVGIKDAQTQLGINAGMKTEGLVVNFIFAFFIDILGRRPVYLTSTIGTFVVFNAWTIVSARYEIAPNKALGYAFVFLTFLYGVFYDIKSGLMANYTTEILPYGLRAKGFTWLNFCVTAALFFNQYINAIALDALAWKYYIVYCVFLGFEVFVIYSFLIETRYTPMEEIAKYFDGEDAVDVGQIAAADLKEQGIIASDDKGTATIHIEKNE from the exons ATGGGCTTGCGACTGCGACCTCCAAAGCAGAGCCAAAGGGTACTCCCCGTGAAGCCTCCCAAGGGAAATTTCTTCTTTGCGGGCCGAGAGTTCGCTCGCCTGCCCTGGTGGAAGCGACGAAACATGCGCACCCTCTACAttttcatcgtcatcctgaTTCTCACCAATACGGCAAATGGCTTCGATGGCTCGATGATGAACGGACTCCAGACGCTGTCCTATTGGCAGAATTACTTCAATCATCCCCGCGGCTCCATCCTCGGTCTCTTCAATGCCTCTATGAGTCTCGGGTCCTTGATAGGTCTCTTTATCGTCCCATACCTGATCGACTGGGCAGGTCGAAAGATCGGGTTGGCCATAGGGTGCGTGATCATGCTGCTCGCGGTCGGTCTGCAGTCCGGTGCCACGAATTTCGGCATGTTTGTCGCGGCTCGGATTATTCTCGGTTTTGGAGATTGTATCGTTCTGGGAAGTGCGCCTCTCTTGATTGCTGAGATTGCTCATCCCCAGGATCGGGCTATCCTCGTCACCCTCAGCGGAGCATCGTATCACTCCGGGGCATTCATAGCCAGCTGGGTTACTCTTGGTACTCTCCAGATCAAG AGCGACTGGTCATGGCGATTGCCCAGCTTACTGCAAGCCATCTGCACCGTAGTCATTATTGCCGGCATCTGGTGGATGCCCGAGAGTCCGCGTTGGCTGATGAACAAAGGGCGGCATGAAGAGGCTCTGGAGATCCTGGTGAAGTATCATGCCGAAGGTGATCACAATGACGAGTTTGTTCAGCTCGAGTACTCTGAAATCAAAGCAGCTATCGCTCTCGACAAAGAAATCGGCCACACTGGCTGGGTGGACTTTTTAAGATCCAAAGGAAATCGCAAGCGGATCGCTTTGATTACAGCTCTCGGCCTCTTCAGTCAGTGGAGTGGGAATGGTCTTATCTCTTACTACCTCAAATATGTCATGGACAGCGTCGGTATCAAGGACGCGCAGACTCAGCTCGGTATCAATGCAGGCATGAAGACCGAGGGCTTGGTCGTCAACTTTATCTTTGCCTTTTTCATTGACATTCTCGGACGACGACCTGTCTATCTGACCTCGACTATTGGCACATTCGTCGTTTTCAACGCGTGGACCATTGTCTCAGCGCGGTATGAGATTGCACCAAATAAAGCGCTCGGCTATGCATTTGTGTTCCTCACGTTCCTGTACGGAGTCTTCTATGATATCAA GTCCGGCCTCATGGCGAACTATACAACGGAGATCCTCCCCTACGGGCTTCGAGCCAAGGGCTTCACCTGGCTCAATTTCTGTGTCACTGctgctctcttcttcaaccagtACATTAATGCCATCGCCCTTGATGCCTTGGCTTGGAAGTACTACATTGTGTACTGTGTATTCCTAGGATTCGAAGTGTTCGTGATTTACTCCTTCCTCATCGAAACGCGATATACGCCTATGGAGGAAATTGCCAAATATTTCGATGGCGAGGATGCTGTTGATGTCGGTCAGATTGCTGCTGCAGACTTGAAGGAGCAGGGTATAATAGCATCGGACGACAAGGGTACGGCCACCATTCACATTGAAAAGAATGAGTAG
- a CDS encoding putative xylosidase/arabinosidase — translation MSPINPIIPGFAPDPSVVKVGEWFFLINSSFHLFPGLPIYASQDLVSWRHIGNAINRQSQLSLSRSKTELHPLPTGEVLVATGGLYAPTIRYHDGTFYVVCTNVVRTVTGDSTQNFIISSKDIWADSWSDPVYFEFDGIDPSLFFDDDGKTYIQGSAAPGPFTTINMFEIDLGSGRKLSEERTIWRGTGGIYPEGPHLYKQKGYYYVVIAEGGTHEGHMVTMARSTNIWGPYEGCPDNPVLTARDTDEYIQYTGHCDVFQDDRDQWWCTCLGVRKDKNGRYVMGRETFLTQGRWDGDWLSLDQVKPMPSGLLSRGEGKKLVANPSVDYVYIRDAILSNYTLPSSASDGLTLTASSADLSHPQKSPSFIGKRQRHLDGCSGVELDIVEATWMATKLRAGMACYKDEHRFLRIYYDATELAIVTETINKPKGICRQERLTLESLPKSIAFRIQYTEQEYRLFHTVGNAGQANWKCVSTIDTLNLTGPDFTGPVIGVFAVAESTDTEVRFRNLTIC, via the exons ATGTCGCCAATTAATCCCATCATACCGGGTTTCGCACCGGATCCGTCTGTCGTCAAAGTAGGCGAATGGTTCTTTCTCATCAACTCCAGCTTCCATCTATTTCCAGGTCTGCCTATCTACGCTTCTCAGGACCTGGTTTCATGGCGACATATAG GAAACGCAATTAATCGCCAATCTCAGCTGAGTCTGTCCAGATCGAAAACAGAACTTCACCCGTTGCCCACGGGTGAAGTTCTGGTGGCCACTGGAGGCTTATATGCGCCCACAATCCGATACCATGACGGCACTTTTTATGTCGTATGCACCAATGTGGTTCGTACAGTCACCGGCGACTCCACCCAGAACTTTATCATCTCATCCAAGGATATCTGGGCCGACAGCTGGAGCGATCCGGTCTATTTCGAGTTCGATGGCATCGACCCGAGCCTCTTCTTTGATGACGACGGCAAGACTTACATTCAGGGATCCGCGGCACCTGGGCCTTTCACCACGATAAATATGTTCGAAATCGATCTCGGCTCCGGCAGAAAGCTCTCAGAGGAGAGAACGATATGGCGCGGGACTGGCGGTATATATCCCGAGGGTCCACACTTGTACAAGCAGAAAGGCTATTACTATGTGGTCATTGCAGAGGGTGGCACCCATGAAGGGCATATGGTGACAATGGCGCGATCAACGAACATCTGGGGTCCATATGAAGGGTGTCCTGACAATCCCGTACTCACTGCGCGAGACACCGACGAGTACATCCAGTACACCGGGCACTGCGATGTTTTCCAGGACGACAGGGACCAATGGTGGTGTACCTGCCTTGGCGTGCGGAAGGATAAAAATGGCCGCTATGTTATGGGTCGAGAGACTTTTCTGACCCAAGGGAGATGGGATGGAGATTGGCTCTCCCTGGACCAGGTCAAACCAATGCCTAGTGGTCTTCTAAGCCGCGGTGAAGGGAAGAAACTTGTTGCCAATCCCAGCGTCGACTACGTCTATATACGTGATGCCATTCTGAGCAATTACACCCTACCCAGCAGTGCCAGTGACGGTCTGACTCTGACTGCTTCAAGCGCTGATCTGTCGCATCCCCAAAAAAGCCCTAGTTTCATTGGCAAGAGGCAGCGCCACTTAGACGGATGCAGCGGTGTCGAGCTGGACATTGTGGAGGCGACTTGGATGGCCACAAAGCTGCGGGCTGGAATGGCCTGCTACAAGGACGAACATCGCTTCCTCCGAATCTACTATGACGCTACAGAGCTTGCTATTGTTACTGAGACAATCAACAAGCCAAAGGGAATTTGTCGACAGGAGCGGCTGACACTCGAGAGTCTACCCAAGTCAATAGCGTTTCGCATCCAATATACGGAACAGGAGTATCGGTTATTTCATACTGTTGGAAATGCCGGTCAGGCGAATTGGAAGTGTGTATCGACGATTGACACCCTAAATCTGACTGGCCCCGATTTTACAGGCCCAGTCATTGGCGTCTTTGCGGTGGCAGAGTCAACAGACACTGAAGTGCGGTTTAGAAACCTCACTATTTGCTAA